A genomic window from Eleginops maclovinus isolate JMC-PN-2008 ecotype Puerto Natales chromosome 9, JC_Emac_rtc_rv5, whole genome shotgun sequence includes:
- the hmg20b gene encoding SWI/SNF-related matrix-associated actin-dependent regulator of chromatin subfamily E member 1-related: MGGIKQEQSDASNQSKPSHSADQPQDEPKKRGWPKGKKRKKVLPNGPKAPVTGYVRFLNERRELMRARYPDLPFPEITKRLGAEWTRLALNDKQRYLDEAEREKMQYAQELKEYQQTEAFQITTAKIQDKRIKKEDTPSVIISTRSEPSISKASDLTSRFDIPIFTEEFLDQNKAREAELRRLRKANIEFEEQNSVLQRHIKDMYNAKERLEAELGLDEKRTQALHQHLLAIKHTLVNSLSSVPLPDTGETASHGNLDSYLTRLNGVLEGNPHKHHALLSQLCEVLSHLDSEKL; the protein is encoded by the exons ATGGGAGGGATCAAACAAGAGCAGAGTGATGCATCGAATCAGTCCAAACCTTCACATTCAGCAGACCAACCACAAGATGAG CCAAAGAAGAGAGGCTGGccaaagggaaagaaaagaaagaaggtgCTACCAAATGGTCCCAAGGCACCAGTAACAGGATATGTCCGCTTCCTAAATGAACGTCGAGAACTAATGCGGGCCAGATACCCTGACTTACCTTTCCCAGAAATCACCAAGAGACTTGGAGCAGAGTGGACACGGTTGGCCCTGAATGACAAACAG CGCTACCTTGACGAGGCAGAACGGGAGAAGATGCAGTATGCTCAGGAACTGAAGGAATATCAGCAGACCGAGGCCTTTCAGATCACCACTGCTAAGATACAAGACAAGAGGATCAAGAAAG AGGACACTCCGTCTGTCATCATCAGCACTCGTTCAGAGCCATCTATATCAAAG GCTTCTGACCTCACAAGCAGATTCGACATTCCTATCTTCACAGAGGAGTTCCTCGATCAGAACAAAG CTCGAGAGGCTGAGTTGCGTCGGCTTCGTAAGGCCAACATTGAGTTTGAAGAGCAGAATTCAGTGCTTCAGCGACACATTAAGGACATGTACAATGCTAAAGAGCGCCTGGAGGCTGAACTAGGGCTGGACGAGAAGCGGACGCAGGCTCTTCACCAACACTTGCTGgctatcaaacacacactggtcaACAGTCTGTCATCAGTCCCCTTACCAG ATACAGGTGAGACAGCATCTCATGGGAACTTGGACTCATACCTGACTCGTCTCAATGGAGTGCTGGAGGGAAACCCTCACAAGCATCATGCACTGCTCTCCCAGCTGTGTGAAGTCCTCTCCCATCTGGACAG tgAGAAGTTATGA